The genomic DNA ATAGGTTTCAACCACTTCATCAAAAGTCACAGCGCGAAAACCCGGGTCGTTCACATTCGGGGAAAGAGAAAGAGTTTTGTTTGTAGGGCCGAGAGCACCAGCAACAAAACAGTTGGCAGTTGGCAGTCGGCAGTCGGCAAGAAATTCTGTAACAGCAGCACGTGCGATTTTCGCTGCTTCTAAATTAATTTCATACGCCAAACTTTCCATCTTGTAATCTGCGAGAGAAATTTTCTGCGCGTTGAAAGTATTCGTCTCAATAATATCAGCGCCAGCTTTCAAATATTCGAGGTGAATGTTTTTGATAATATCAGGCTGAGTGAGAACGAGCAAATCGTTGTTACCTTTCAAATCAGATTTCCAATCGGCAAAACGTTTCCCGCGATAATCCGCTTCACTCAACTTGTGCTGCTGAATCATCGTTCCCATTGCTCCGTCAATGACGAGAATGCGTTCGGTTAATATTTTTCTTATATCATTCATGTTCAAAAAAAAATCTCCACTGGTTTGTCAGAGGAGATTATAATATTTTGTTTTATAATTTCTGACTTATCTTTCTACGATTTGGCACCGTTTTCCCGATAAATCGGGACTGGTTGTCAAGGCTTCATCGGGCGTCTCCCTCTGCCTTTCGTGATAAGTAATTAAAAAGAAAGTTATGCAAATATACACAAGAGAAACGAATGGGCAAAAATCACTTTTTTACCCGCATGAATTTGCTTTTCACAAAATCAACAATCTGTTTGCGGAAAAAAAATCCAAGAAGAAGATAAGGCATAGCAAGGAGATAAAGAATTCCTGTATTAAGTTTTTTCCCGACAGTTCCTGTATTTGCACCGTCAGTTGCAATTTTTCGGCACATGGAACATTGAGCGATGGAATCATCAGCAAGAATAACTACAAGAACAATTATGCCAAGTATTATCAGCAGATATGTCCATTTGAATTTCATTAATCAAATATAAGAAGAAAACTATTGAGGATAATACGGTGAAATCATAAAGTAAACAACCACTCCTGTGATGGTGACATAGAGCCAAATCGGATAACTCCAGCGGACAATTCTTCTGTGCTGCGGAACTTTCATATTCAATCCGAAATAAAATGACATTAATATGAAAGGAAGAATCAGCGCGGCAAGAAAAATATGTGTGAGCAAAATGAATAAATAAATTGGACGCAAATTATTTTCAGCAGGGAATTTTGTTTCTTCAGAAAAGAAATGATAGAGAATGTATGAAACCAAAAACAGACATGAAAGAAAAAATGCTGTGATGTTTATTTTTTTGTGTGTTGAAATTTTTTTCTGTTTGATAAAATACAATGAAGCAAGAAGAAGGACCGAACAAGTTCCGTTCAGCGTTGCATTCAAGGGAGCAAGATATTTTACAAAGTCAGGGACATAATCCGGTTTTGGAATTATATTGAGGATTACTACGACTGCAAATACGACAAAGGAAATAATTATGCTCAGTATGAAAAATTTTTTGTCATTCATAGTTAATGTTTTTGATAAAGTTGAGGTTTCCCGTTTTTCGCTTCGTATTCAGCGCCAAGAATTTTTATATCGTTGATTAATTTATTTACTGCGGTTGTATCTGTTCCATCATAATAGCCGCGAATTCTTTTTTCTTTATCCACCAGCACAAATAGTTCGCTGTGCAGAAATCCGCCAGGCGCGCGCGGGTCTTCATCTACGGCAAGTTTATAGCCGTCAACTCCAATATCGTAAATATCTTTTTTATTTCCTGTAACAAGCGACCATTTTTTTGAATCTGCATGAACGAGTTCAGAATATTTTTTAAGAACCGGAACACTGTCGTGAACCGGATTTACGCTATGAGAAATAATTCTGAAGTCAGAATTTTTCTGCGTAACCACATTTACTTTTTCCAAGTTGAACATCATCTTCGGGCAAATGGTGGGACAAGTTGTGAAAAAGAAATCAGCCACATATATTTTATTTTCAAATTTCTTTTCTGTAATAGTATCTCCATCCTGGTCAATGAATCTGAATGGAGGAATGGTATGATAAACGGTATCTGTTTTTTCTTTTCCGTCAACAACAATTGTCTTTACATCTTCAGGATAAAAAATTGGCAGGTGCATCATGTGATGTTTTCCGGAGGAGAAAAAAACATAAACCAGCGCGGGAAGCAAAAGAATAACAAGAAGCAAAATAGTTTTTTTCATACTTCAAATCAGCGAATCCCGATAGCTACCGGGACGAATCTATACGAATATACGAAAGAGAAATACAGAAAGGATAGAAAATAAAAATGAAAAATAATTTTCGCAATGTTCGTAACCTTTTGTTTTTCGAAGATTACTCGTGAGCCGTTTCTTCTGTCTGCTGCATTTGCTTAATAGGGTCAAGCAAATCGCGGAAGCCCTGCGAATAACTTCCTTCCGTGATGGCAGTCATATATATAAGGTAGACAACAAACAACGCATACGGGCCAAGAATTGCCCAGCGGAGCCATTTGCTTTCATCGCCAAGATGCATGAACGCCATCACGATGTAGCCCGCTTTCACAAGCGTGAATGTGACGAAGAAAATTATCAAGTATGTTTTTGAAATGTGCATGGATTCGTGAATGGATTTCCATTTCCAGCCGACAAAAAGTTCGATGAGCGTTACAACCAATAAAAGCCAGAACACCTGCATGAGATGTTTTCTTACGCCAACGCCTGCATCTGCATCGTGCTGCGCGATGCGTTCATAATCGGGAAAGCCATCTTGAAATTCCATAAATTATTTTTTATAATGTTTAGAGTAAATAAAAAAATGTGAACACGAACACCCAAACCAAATCCACGAAGTGCCAGTACAATCCTGTCTTCTCCACCCATTCATAATGTCCGCGCTTTTCGAAAACACCATTGTATGCCATCAGGAAAGTAACGATGTTAATCACTACTCCGCTGAAAACGTGAAAGCCGTGAAAGCCCGTCACACCAAAAAAGAAATTTGCGTAGTGTGGTGTTACGGAATATTCATTGTAGTGAAGATTGGCTCCGCGAAAAACCTGTTCAACCCATTGTCCGTCTACTAACATCCACCTGTAAGCACCGTGTTCGGAGCCATTGATAAAAATTGACCACTCCCAAACCTGCGAGAGAAGAAAAATTAATCCGCCAACAATGGTGAGCCCAAGCCAGAGAAGAACTGCTTTTTTATCGCAGCGATGACCGGCTTCCACAGCGAGCACCATGGTAACAGAACTTAAAATCAAATCGAAAGTCATCCATCCCACATAGACAAGTGGAAGGTGCGCGTGCGTGAACGGAAAATGCGTGAACACATCAGTGGAAGCGGGCCAAATGTCGGCATATTTATGGCGAAAAAATCCGAGCGCAACCAAAAGTCCGGAAAAAGTCAGCGCGTCTGAAATCAAAAAGAACCACATGAACATTTTTCCCGAACTGATTCCCATCGGAGAAGTTCCACCTCCCCATCCTTGCGGTTTTGCTATTGCATGCGACATAAAAAATTTAGAGTTTAAATATTTTATCTACTAATTTACTAATCGCTACTAATGTACTAATGACAGCCACTTTCATTTCGTATTTTTCGTACCGTTTCGTTTTTCCTCCGAAGGAGTCCCTTCGGGAGAAGATTACCGAGCAAAGTATAAGAACAAAAACAAATACACCCAGAGCAAATCAAGAAAGTGCCAAAAAATAGAAGCCAGTTGCAAACCTAATAAATTTTTTGAATGATATATTTCCCGGAAAGATTTTATACAAACAAATATTAACATACCGATTCCTCCTGTCAAATGTACAAGATGTGCGCCTGAAATTACATAAAGGAAAGAGCCCGCAGGATTGCTTCCCTGTCCACCGATAAAAATTCCCTGCGCAACCAATGCTTTCCATGCGAGGAACTGGCAAACTATAAAAGTGAATCCGAGAAAAAGTGTGAGAAGCATTCCCAGTTTTACTCCGGAGAAATTATCTTTCTTCGCAGATTGATAAGCAAAAATCATGGTGAAACTGCTTGCAATAATTACAACAGTGCTCACATAAAAAATTTTTGGAAGTTCAAACGTAAGCCACCCCGGATCTCCTCTTCGCACCATGTAAGCGCTCGTGAGTCCGCCAAAAATCATGCACATGGAGATAATGGCAAGCCACATCATCGGCTTGTAAGAGCGTTGGCGAATAGATTCTTTTTCTTCTGTGGAAATTTCCATATACTATAAATGGAAGGATAGAAGGGTGGAATAATGGAAGAACATGGGCTGTTGACCAACCTTCCAACTTTCCACTATTCCATTCTTCCTTTCTTTTTTCATCCTAACAAAATTGCAAGTTGAACAATGGGTAAGTATGCAAACGAGCCGAACATTACTTCACGGGCAGATTTAATGGAACAATCTCTGTACAATTTAATGGACTGATAGAAAAAAATAATTCCGCAGATTGAAATAATCAGCGGAGCAAAAAAAGTTGCCGTCATTTTAAACAGCACGGGAATCATGCTGATGAGAAGAAGAAACAAAGTGTAAATCAAAATCTGGAATGCGCTTGCTTTATCTCTTCCTTTCGAAGGGAGCAAATGAAACCCTGCTTTTTGATAATCATCGTGCATCACCCATGCGATTGCCCAGAAGTGCGGGAACTGCCAAACAAACTGAATCGCAAACAAAACTAATCCTGCAAATGGCATGTGCCCGAAATTTTCTGTTGCAGCAATGGCTCCAAGCAGCGGAGGAAATGCTCCGGGGAATGCTCCGACCAAAACAGCGAATGCAGTTTTTCTTTTCAGCGGAGTATACGCAAAAACATAAAGTGTAATTGAAAGCGCGCTGAGCAAACTGCTGAGCGGATTCAGAAAAAACCAGAGAATAATTAGTCCTGCAATTCCGATTACTGAAGCGAAAATAATTCCTTCGTTCACCGTCATTCTTTCCTGCGGAAGCGGGCGCATCATCGTGCGCTCCATAATTTTGTCGAAATTTCTTTCGATAATCTGATTGAAACCATTTGCTGAACCGGTTACTAAAAATCCCGCAAGCGTTAACCATCCCACTTTTGCCCAGTCAATACTTCCGTTTGAAATCAATACAAAACCAATCACTGCGGAAAAAACAACAAGCGAACTCAAACGCAGTTTGATAAACATAGCGTAATCCGTTATTTTGGAATTGGAAGTTGGCTGAGCGATGGTCTGGGACGAATTACTTTGCACAAATTTTTTTTAACGGCTCGAATATACAAAACTTGTTTTATAGAGGAGAGGAAAAGGAAAATCTAAAAATCTTTTTCTTCGAATAATTTTTTCTTTACTTCTTCGCTCACTTTGCTTTGATTATTACCTTCAGGACTATTGGCTTCCGGCTTGAGCTTTGCTAATTTTTTTGCTTTGAAGAAAAAAGGAAGTTGTGCAAGCGCAACGGCTGAAGAAAAAATTATAATAAAGGAAGCGGTAGGAGAAAGATTTCTCAAAATAATTGAAAGTGAAACGATAAAAATAGTTGCTCCGTAAAGAGTGAGTGAAGCCGAGCGATGATTCATTCCGGTGTCGAGCAGCGCGTGATGAATATGATTCCGGTCTGCTTCGAAAGGCGAAACTCCTTTTACAGTTCTGTAAACAAAAATCCGCAACGTATCAATCAGCGGGTAAGCAAGAATTGCCATGACAAAAATCGGCCGTGGAATTTCTGAAATAATGGTGTCGCTCACATTCGCATGAGGAGTTTCAATGGCTTTGATGGCAAGAACCGAAAGCATTAATCCGATAGTGGTTGAACCGGAATCGCCCATAAATAATTGCGCGGGAGAAAAATTGAAAAACAAAAATGCAAGCAGTGAACCCGCCAGCGAAAAAGATAAAAGAGACATAACAATATCCTGAGCGAGAAAAAACCAAACTCCAAATATGAAGGAAGCAATAAAACCGATTCCGGCTGCAAGCCCGTCAATCCCATCTATAAAATTCATTGCATTAATGATGACGATAATGGCGAAGAGTGAAATAAAAATACTCGACCAGAAAGGAATTTCGTCAATGTCGAAAATTCCCTGCATACTTTTTATGCGAATGTCTGCCATTAGTACAATCATTAGCGCCACCAGCACATGCGCGGCTAATCGTTTAATAGGTGAAGTGCCGATGATGTCATCTTTTACGCCCACAAAAAATAAAACGAATACGGTTGCGAGAATATATTTGAAATCATTCAGCGCGGATTTTGTTACTTCAAGCGCCAGCGCATTTTTTAAATAAGTGGAACTTCCTACATCAATGTCGAGTAAATTATCGGAAGGGAACCAAAGGACGAAAGAAAAAAATGTTCCGGCAAAAATTATAACTCCGCCAATTGTTGGAACAACGCGCTTGTGCAGTTTCCTTTCTTCAGTTGGCTCATCAAACAAGCGTTTTAGTATGGCAACTTTTATTAAGGAAGGAGTGCACAGCAAAACCACACCGAAAGCAGTAACAAAAGTGAGAAGAAGAAGTTCCAAGTGAAAAGTATTTGAGCAAATTTACGGAAAAGAAGTAAGAAGGTTACAAAGAGTTTTTAGCAGGTGAAAATTAATTCAATTAACGCTAAAATTTCTCTTTCACCTCCTCATACACTTTCCGGATTCCTTCTTCCAAACCAATTTTATACTTCCATCCAAGCTTATTAATCTTTGAAACATCCATAAGTTTGCGGGGAGTTCCATCGGGCTTTGAAGAATCGTATTTTAATTCTCCTTCGTAACTGACAATTTTCTTAATCAGAAGAGCAAGGTCTTTAATAGAAATATCATCGCCCATTCCAACATTTATCTGCCCGTCATCATTATAATTTTCCATAAGAAAAAAACAAGCATCAGCCACATCATCCGTGTGAAGAAATTCTCTTTTAGGAGTTCCGCTTCCCCAGATTTCTACAAAAGGATTTTTATTTTTTTTCGCTTCATGAAATTTTCTAAGCAGAGCAGGAAGCACGTGAGAATTATTTAAATCATAGTTATCATTCGGCCCGAATAAATTTGTCGGCATCACGGAAATAAAATTGCAGCCGTACTGTGCACGGTAAGCATCACACATTTTTATTCCAGTGATTTTTGCCACTGCATAAGGCTCATTCGTATGTTCAAGCAAACCGGTAAGCAAATATTCTTCTTTCATAGGCTGGAGAGCAAGTTTTGGATAAATGCAGGATGAGCCGAGGAACAAAAGTTTTTTCACCTTATTTTCATAGGAGGAATGAATCACATTATTCTGAATCATCAGGTTTTGGTAGATAAAATCAGCGCGGTAAGTATTGTTTGCATTGATTCCGCCCACTCTTGCTGCGGCAAGAAAAACATATTCAGGTTTTTCTTTTAAAAAAAATCCTTCACAGAAGATTGATTTGCTAAATCAAGTTCCTTGGAAGTTCTTGTAATAATATTTGTGAATCCTTCTTTCTGAAGTTTCCGCAGGATTGCAGAACCGACCATTCCTCGATGTCCGGCTAAATATATTTTGGATGTTTTTTCCACTGGCTGCTTCTTGGGATTTGGTGCTTGGAGCTTGGAGTTTGGGACTTTTACTCGTGCTGATTTAAAATATTATGCCCTCCTTCAGCAAGATATTTATCTCGTTCGAAAAGTTTTATGTCGCTCGACACCATTTCTTTTACCAAATCTGCGACTGTATATTTCGGAGCCCATCCGAGAACTTTTTTTGCCTTCGAGGCATCTCCAACAAGCAGATCTACTTCTGAAGGGCGGAAGTA from Bacteroidota bacterium includes the following:
- a CDS encoding SCO family protein; this translates as MKKTILLLVILLLPALVYVFFSSGKHHMMHLPIFYPEDVKTIVVDGKEKTDTVYHTIPPFRFIDQDGDTITEKKFENKIYVADFFFTTCPTICPKMMFNLEKVNVVTQKNSDFRIISHSVNPVHDSVPVLKKYSELVHADSKKWSLVTGNKKDIYDIGVDGYKLAVDEDPRAPGGFLHSELFVLVDKEKRIRGYYDGTDTTAVNKLINDIKILGAEYEAKNGKPQLYQKH
- a CDS encoding cytochrome C oxidase subunit IV family protein; its protein translation is MEFQDGFPDYERIAQHDADAGVGVRKHLMQVFWLLLVVTLIELFVGWKWKSIHESMHISKTYLIIFFVTFTLVKAGYIVMAFMHLGDESKWLRWAILGPYALFVVYLIYMTAITEGSYSQGFRDLLDPIKQMQQTEETAHE
- a CDS encoding undecaprenyl/decaprenyl-phosphate alpha-N-acetylglucosaminyl 1-phosphate transferase, whose protein sequence is MELLLLTFVTAFGVVLLCTPSLIKVAILKRLFDEPTEERKLHKRVVPTIGGVIIFAGTFFSFVLWFPSDNLLDIDVGSSTYLKNALALEVTKSALNDFKYILATVFVLFFVGVKDDIIGTSPIKRLAAHVLVALMIVLMADIRIKSMQGIFDIDEIPFWSSIFISLFAIIVIINAMNFIDGIDGLAAGIGFIASFIFGVWFFLAQDIVMSLLSFSLAGSLLAFLFFNFSPAQLFMGDSGSTTIGLMLSVLAIKAIETPHANVSDTIISEIPRPIFVMAILAYPLIDTLRIFVYRTVKGVSPFEADRNHIHHALLDTGMNHRSASLTLYGATIFIVSLSIILRNLSPTASFIIIFSSAVALAQLPFFFKAKKLAKLKPEANSPEGNNQSKVSEEVKKKLFEEKDF
- a CDS encoding cytochrome c oxidase subunit 3, giving the protein MSHAIAKPQGWGGGTSPMGISSGKMFMWFFLISDALTFSGLLVALGFFRHKYADIWPASTDVFTHFPFTHAHLPLVYVGWMTFDLILSSVTMVLAVEAGHRCDKKAVLLWLGLTIVGGLIFLLSQVWEWSIFINGSEHGAYRWMLVDGQWVEQVFRGANLHYNEYSVTPHYANFFFGVTGFHGFHVFSGVVINIVTFLMAYNGVFEKRGHYEWVEKTGLYWHFVDLVWVFVFTFFYLL
- a CDS encoding heme-copper oxidase subunit III; translated protein: MEISTEEKESIRQRSYKPMMWLAIISMCMIFGGLTSAYMVRRGDPGWLTFELPKIFYVSTVVIIASSFTMIFAYQSAKKDNFSGVKLGMLLTLFLGFTFIVCQFLAWKALVAQGIFIGGQGSNPAGSFLYVISGAHLVHLTGGIGMLIFVCIKSFREIYHSKNLLGLQLASIFWHFLDLLWVYLFLFLYFAR
- a CDS encoding DUF420 domain-containing protein, yielding MNDKKFFILSIIISFVVFAVVVILNIIPKPDYVPDFVKYLAPLNATLNGTCSVLLLASLYFIKQKKISTHKKINITAFFLSCLFLVSYILYHFFSEETKFPAENNLRPIYLFILLTHIFLAALILPFILMSFYFGLNMKVPQHRRIVRWSYPIWLYVTITGVVVYFMISPYYPQ
- the cyoE gene encoding protoheme IX farnesyltransferase is translated as MFIKLRLSSLVVFSAVIGFVLISNGSIDWAKVGWLTLAGFLVTGSANGFNQIIERNFDKIMERTMMRPLPQERMTVNEGIIFASVIGIAGLIILWFFLNPLSSLLSALSITLYVFAYTPLKRKTAFAVLVGAFPGAFPPLLGAIAATENFGHMPFAGLVLFAIQFVWQFPHFWAIAWVMHDDYQKAGFHLLPSKGRDKASAFQILIYTLFLLLISMIPVLFKMTATFFAPLIISICGIIFFYQSIKLYRDCSIKSAREVMFGSFAYLPIVQLAILLG